The following are encoded together in the Platichthys flesus chromosome 9, fPlaFle2.1, whole genome shotgun sequence genome:
- the hmg20b gene encoding SWI/SNF-related matrix-associated actin-dependent regulator of chromatin subfamily E member 1-related isoform X2 yields MGGIKQEQGDASQQLRASHSAEQTQDEPKKRGWPKGKKRKKVLPNGPKAPVTGYVRFLNERRELMRARYPDLPFPEITKRLGAEWTRLVPNDKQRYLDEAEREKMQYAQELKEYQQTEAYQITAAKIQDKRIKKDSPSVIISTSAGSSLPKASDLPSRFDIPIFTEEFLDQNKAREAELRRLRKANIEFEEQNAVLQRHIKDMYNAKERLEAELGLDEKRTQALQQHLLAIKHTLVNSLSSVPLPGTGETASLGNLDSYLSCLSGALEGNPHKHRALLTQLCEVLSHLDSEKL; encoded by the exons ATGGGAGGGATCAAACAGGAGCAGGGTGATGCctcacagcagctcagagccTCGCATTCAGCCGAACAGACCCAGGATGAG cCCAAGAAGAGAGGCTGGCCAAAgggtaagaaaagaaaaaaggtgctACCAAATGGGCCTAAGGCGCCTGTAACGGGATATGTGCGCTTCCTGAACGAGCGGCGGGAACTAATGAGGGCCCGATACCCTGACTTGCCTTTTCCCGAAATCACCAAAAGACTCGGAGCAGAGTGGACACGTTTAGTGCCAAATGACAAACAG CGCTATCTGGACGAGGCGGAGCGGGAGAAGATGCAATATGCACAGGAATTGAAGGAATATCAGCAGACTGAGGCCTATCAGATCACCGCTGCTAAGATACAAGACAAAAGGATCAAGAAAG aCTCTCCATCTGTCATCATCAGTACTAGTGCAGGGTCATCTTTACCAAAG GCTTCTGATCTCCCGAGCAGATTTGACATCCCTATCTTCACAGAGGAGTTCCTTGATCAGAACAAAG CTCGAGAGGCTGAGTTGCGGCGGCTTCGTAAGGCCAACATTGAGTTTGAGGAGCAGAATGCAGTGTTGCAGCGGCACATCAAGGACATGTACAACGCCAAAGAGCGCCTGGAGGCTGAACTGGGGCTGGATGAGAAGCGCACCCAGGCTCTTCAGCAACACTTACTGGCCATTAAACACACGCTGGTTAACAGTCTCTCATCAGTCCCACTGCCAG GTACAGGTGAGACAGCCTCTCTTGGGAACCTGGACTCGTACCTGAGTTGTCTCAGCGGTGCGCTGGAAGGCAACCCACACAAGCACCGTGCCCTGCTTACCCAGCTTTGTGAGGTCCTCTCTCATCTTGACAG TGAGAAGCTATGA
- the hmg20b gene encoding SWI/SNF-related matrix-associated actin-dependent regulator of chromatin subfamily E member 1-related isoform X1 — MGGIKQEQGDASQQLRASHSAEQTQDEPKKRGWPKGKKRKKVLPNGPKAPVTGYVRFLNERRELMRARYPDLPFPEITKRLGAEWTRLVPNDKQRYLDEAEREKMQYAQELKEYQQTEAYQITAAKIQDKRIKKEDSPSVIISTSAGSSLPKASDLPSRFDIPIFTEEFLDQNKAREAELRRLRKANIEFEEQNAVLQRHIKDMYNAKERLEAELGLDEKRTQALQQHLLAIKHTLVNSLSSVPLPGTGETASLGNLDSYLSCLSGALEGNPHKHRALLTQLCEVLSHLDSEKL, encoded by the exons ATGGGAGGGATCAAACAGGAGCAGGGTGATGCctcacagcagctcagagccTCGCATTCAGCCGAACAGACCCAGGATGAG cCCAAGAAGAGAGGCTGGCCAAAgggtaagaaaagaaaaaaggtgctACCAAATGGGCCTAAGGCGCCTGTAACGGGATATGTGCGCTTCCTGAACGAGCGGCGGGAACTAATGAGGGCCCGATACCCTGACTTGCCTTTTCCCGAAATCACCAAAAGACTCGGAGCAGAGTGGACACGTTTAGTGCCAAATGACAAACAG CGCTATCTGGACGAGGCGGAGCGGGAGAAGATGCAATATGCACAGGAATTGAAGGAATATCAGCAGACTGAGGCCTATCAGATCACCGCTGCTAAGATACAAGACAAAAGGATCAAGAAAG aagaCTCTCCATCTGTCATCATCAGTACTAGTGCAGGGTCATCTTTACCAAAG GCTTCTGATCTCCCGAGCAGATTTGACATCCCTATCTTCACAGAGGAGTTCCTTGATCAGAACAAAG CTCGAGAGGCTGAGTTGCGGCGGCTTCGTAAGGCCAACATTGAGTTTGAGGAGCAGAATGCAGTGTTGCAGCGGCACATCAAGGACATGTACAACGCCAAAGAGCGCCTGGAGGCTGAACTGGGGCTGGATGAGAAGCGCACCCAGGCTCTTCAGCAACACTTACTGGCCATTAAACACACGCTGGTTAACAGTCTCTCATCAGTCCCACTGCCAG GTACAGGTGAGACAGCCTCTCTTGGGAACCTGGACTCGTACCTGAGTTGTCTCAGCGGTGCGCTGGAAGGCAACCCACACAAGCACCGTGCCCTGCTTACCCAGCTTTGTGAGGTCCTCTCTCATCTTGACAG TGAGAAGCTATGA